The stretch of DNA CTGCGTGCCCTCACCGGAGCGGGCTCCCTGTATGGCAGTCATACGGAGTCTCTGGACCTTCCCCTGTGTACCGGCCGACGGCTGGAATCTGGTCAGCGCTCTCCCCGGGGGCACTCGGCTATGGGGTGGACCACCGGCCGGTGCGCCGTACACGGAGGAGACGAGAGGACGCTAACACCTCTACCTGGCCACCTCGGTGGCGCGGAACTGTCCGGGGCGTCACGGCTCTGTCACAGATCACCCGGAAGCGGAACCGCACCGGGTGCATGCTGCACCGGAGCCCCTGACCAATGGTCAGGGGCTCCGTTTCGAGTCCGGGGCGGTCGCCCGCTCGCCCGCTCGCCCGCTCGGTTGCTCTGCTGCTCTTCCGCTCAGCGGCGGTGCTTGCCACCGTTGCCGTTGCCGTTGGTGGCGGCAGCCGGGGTGGGGTAGGGCAGGCGCAGCTTCCGGGCCAGCGGGGCCACGGCTGACCCGGCGCCCAGCGGGCGGGCCAGCAGGAAGAGCGAGGCGAGCACGGTGACCGAGCCCAGGCCCAGGCCGATCAGATTGCCGATCAGGCCGCCGCCGAGGGCGCTCGCGGTGGATTCGGCGAGCCAGTGGCCGGCCAGCGCACCCGGCACGCAGGCCAGCGTGAGCATCACGTGCAGCACCACGACGCGGACCCCGTCCAGCCCGCTCCTGCCCGCAACGCCCTTGCCGGCGGCGCTCCGCTGGGCCGCGCCGGTGCCGGCCGCGCCCTGGCGCAGGTTGAGCATCATGGTGGCCTCGCTGTCCGGGGCGGGGCGGCGCAGATTGAGCATCATCGTGGCGTCCGGGCCCTGCGGCTGCTGCTGCGGCTGCGGGGGCTGCTGGGGGTGGGCCGGCCGCGGCTGCTGCGGCACGGCGGCCTGGAGCGGGGCGGGCGCCGGCGACTGCCGCAGGCGGCGGCCCAGTGCCCAGCCGGTCAGCACGATGCTGACCACGCAGGCGACGGTCTGCGCGCCGGCCATCCCGATGATGATCCAACGCGGCGAGAAGACCCAGTACGCGACCAGCGAGAGCCCGGCGTTGGTCCCGGTGGTGGCGACGGTCAGCCAGAACGGCGTCTTGGCGTCCCCCATCGCGTAGAACCCACGGGCCAGCGCGTACTGCGCGCAGAACGCGGGCAGGCCGATCGCGAAGGCGATCAGGGTCTGGGAGATGACCTGCACGTCGGCGGCGGTCACCCGGGTCCCGTGCAGGTAAGCGACCCGGCAGATCGGGCCCGCCAGGGCGACCATCAGCACCGTGGCCGGGATGATCATTCCAGCAGAGGTCCGGAGGACGCCCGCGAGGTCCCGGCCGATCGCTGGCAGGTTCCCTGCCGTGGCGGACCGGGACATCTGGGGCAGCAGCGCCGTCACCAGTGAGATCGTGATGACGCCCTGGGGCACCACGAAGAGCTGGTAGGCCGAGTTGTAGGCCGCGTTGCCGACACCGGGCAGGTGCAGCGCCTCGCCCTGGGAGCCCGCGCCGGTGGTCAGCTGGGTGATGACGGCGAAGGACAGCTGGGTGACGAGCACCAGCAGCAGTGCCCAGCCCGCCGAGCGAAGCGGTCTGGCCAGCCCGGCACCCCGCCAGTCGAAGCGTGGCCGGTAGCGGAACTTGGCCGCGCGCAGCGAGGGCAGCAGACCGAGCGCCTGTATCACGATGCCCAGGGTGCTGCCCAGGCCGAGCAGCATCGTCTGGCCCGAGGTCATCTGCTCGGCCTTGATGTCGGCCGTGTGGTCGCTGATCGCGATGAAGAGGCCGAAGACGCCGATCGCCACCACGTTGTTCAGCACCGGTGTCCACATCATCGCGCCGAACTTGTCGCGAGCGTTGAGGACCTGGCCGAGCAGGGTGAACAGGCCGTAGAAGAAGATCTGCGGCAGGCAGTAGCGGGCGAAGGCGATGGTGAGGTCGCGCTGCGCGCCGCTGTAGTTGGAGTAGAGGTCGACGATCGCCGGCGCGAAGAGCCACGCGCCGAGCGTGAGGACCACCAGCAGCACGCCGCACAGGGTCAGCAGCCGGTCGGTGTAGGCGGCACCGCCGTCCTTGTGGGTCTGCGCGGCGTGCACCAGCTCGGGGACGAACACCGATGCGAGGGCGCCGCCGATGAGCATCATGTAAACGATGTTGGGCAGTGAGTTGCCGACGTTGAAGGCATCGCCGACACCGCGGCTGCCGAGCGCAGCGATGATCATCGCGCTCCGGACGAAGCCCAGCGCGCGCGAGGCCAGCGAACCCATCGCCATGATCAGACCGTTGCGGCCGGTCGAGGCGGCCTGCTGCTCCTTGGTCGGCGGTGCCGACTGGGCCTGCGGCTGGCCTTGGCCTTGGCCCGGAGGCTGGACCGGCTGGGGCTGGGCGGCGGGGTACGGCGGCTGGTGCGGAGCGCGCTGGCCGGGCATGCCGGGGGCGGGCGCGGCGGCGGAGGGCACCTGCGGGGGGACACCGGGGTAGTCGGGCACCTGCCGCAAGGGCATGGTGGGCGGGTCGCCGTACGAGCCGTGGGACTCGCCCGTCCTGTTCATGGTCATCGGACCCCCGTCACTCGGTGCCTGGGCGGTGGAGCTGCGGGCCCTCCACACCGGGGTGAGCGCAGGTGCACCCAGCCGGAGCAGTCTGCCTCACCTCGGCACTCGTTGGGGAGCCGTGTGTCGTGTGCCCGAGATCTCGGCGACTTGCGCAGGAGCACGACAGCAGGGTCCCGATCGGGTCATGAGTGGGGCTAATGCCCCGATTTGGAGGGCTTTTGTCTGTTCCCTGTACGGAGCTTTGCGTCCGCCACGTCGCCGATCAGGGGGATTCGGCGGTTCCGGTCGGTCAATGTGACCTTTCTCACCGACCGTCAGAATCGGGCGGGATGCGGGCTGCCCGTCCCTTCGGTCGCGCTGCTACTCATCCTGGCGCGGGGCGGTGGGGCTGGCAGGGCCAGCAGGGCCAGCAGGGCCAGCAGGGCTGGCAGGGTCGGTGGGGTCATTGGGGTCGGCAGCGTCGAAGTGGTCCGCGTGGTCGGTGGTCTGGCCGTCCTCGGCGAGGACGCGCTGCACCCGGGGTCTGGTTCGCCAGTTGACCCGGCGGGCGTCGCGGGCGAGGGCGCCGGGGCGCCAGAGTTCGACGGCCACCGTGACGGCGCCGAGCAGCAGGCCGGCCGTCAACCAGCCGGCCAGGACATCGCTCGGCCAGTGCACGCCGAGGGCGATCCGGGTCCAGCCGACCGCGAAGGTGGCCAGCCCGGCCGCGATGGAGGCCGCCACTCGGCCGGCCCGGTTGGCCTGCGGCCAGACCAGCACCAGCAGGGCGGCGCAGGTGACCGCGGCGGCGAGGGCGTGCCCGGAGGGGAAGGAGAAGCCGGGGGCGTGCGCGACGGGGTCCGGGAAGGACGGGCGGGCCCGGCCGACCAGGCTCTTGCCCACCGCGTCGGCCAGCCAGCCGATCAGCAGTTGGGCGACGGCCCAGCCGGCCAGCACCCGGGCGCCGATCACCCAGAGCCAGCCGGCCACCAGGCCGAGCAGTACCCGCATGGTGAGCGGCCCGCCGATGTCGGTCAGCGTCTGCATCGAGGCGGTCCAGGCGGTGTGGTCGCGCGCGAAGCCGTGCAGACCGTCCACCCAACTCCGGTCGAGCCGGGCCAGCGGGCCCCAGTGGGTCTCCACCAGGGCGAGCAAGGTGCCGAGCAGCGCGGCGCAGCCGAGCGCCAGGCCGGCGTGGCGGAGTGTGCTGCGGCGGACGGCGAGGGCCGGCCCGGCGCCGAGCGTGGTGCCGGCGTCGGCGCGGGTGCCGTCGGTGGACAGGTGCATGGCTGACACCTTCCCAGGGGGAGTGCGTGAACCTGTGCCGGAGGCATAGCGATTTGGCATCTTTTGTGCGGAGGGCATGCGGACGGGTGGTGTGTGTCCGCTGTCCGTTGTGCGCGCACGGAGTGACACTCCAGGTCGCGGCGTGGTCACTCACGGTCGATAAGCCCGGGATAAATGTCGCAGGATACTGCATCGAGAGAGAAAACTGGACGAGTTGGGAATGTTGTCTTTTTTCTGTGCGTTGGATCGTTACGTGTGAGCCTCCGAGAGGGGCCCGCACGTCTCTTGCCCCGGCTGGCCCCGGCCGGGCGGCAGCCCGGTTTGAAGAGGGCGACAACCAGTCGGACGGGCAGGGGCTGAATCCAGCCGACCGGCACCAGCTGTAAGGGAGCAAGCATGGCCACTCGTGCCGTCGTTCGCGACAGGGCCGACCGGACTCGCTCGGCCCGCCCGACCAACTACGAGGCCGACCGCGACCTCGTCGGCATGTACCTCGACGAGATCGCCAGGACACCGCTGCTCGACGCCGCGGAGGAGGTCGAACTCTCGCTGCGCATCGAGGCCGGCGTCTACGCCCAGCACCTGCTGGACGAGGACACGCTGCCCGAGGGTGTCCAGCGTGAGGAGCTGGAGGCCATAGCCGAGGACGCCGAGCGGGCCAAGGACGTGTTCATCCGTTCCAACCTCCGGCTGGTGGTCGCGGTGGCCCGGCGGTACCCGCGGAGCGGTCTGCCCCTGCTCGACCTCATCCAGGAGGGCAACGCCGGCCTGGTTCGCGCGGTCGAGAAGTTCGACTACGCGAAGGGCTTCAAGTTCTCCACGTACGCGACGTGGTGGATCCGGCAGGCGATCACCCGGTCGATCGCCGACCAGTCCCGCACGATCCGGCTGCCCGTCCACCTCGTCGAGGAGCTGGGACGGATCCGCCGGGTGCAGCGCGAGAAGGCCAAGGAGCTGGGCCGCGAGCCCGACCCGGCCGAGGTGGCGGCCGAGCTCGACTCCACCGAGCAGCGCGTCAAGGACGTGCTCGACTGGGCCCGTGACCCGGTCAGCCTCAACATGTCGGTCGACGACGAGGGCGAGACCCAGTTCGGTGACCTGGTGGAGGACACCGGGGCGACCTCGCCGGAGGACGCCGTCCTCGTCATGCTCCGCCGCGAGGAGCTCGACGACCTGATCGGCCGCCTCGACGACCGGACGGCCTCGATCATCCGCTCCCGCTACGGGATGGAGGACGGCCGCGAGCGGACCCTCACCGAGGTCGGCAAGCAGCACGGTCTCACCCGTGAGCGGATCCGGCAGATCGAGAAGCACGCCTTGGCCGAGCTGAAGAAGATCGCTGACCACTCGGGCTTCGAGGCGGCCTGAGGCTGGTCGGGGCGGTCTGACGTGCTGCGGTGATCGGTGACTGTCCTGGCTGGTGATCGGCTGTTGATTGCTGGTGGTCGGTGTTCAGTAGATCGGTGTCCAGCAGAGGTGAGAGCAGCGGGCCCTGGTGGCGACCCTTCGGGGCGCGGCCGGGGCCCGTTGCCGTTGGTGGGGCGGGCTGTGGTGCGGCCTAGGCTGGGTGGACGGCGAGAGTTGCTGGTGGGCCGGTGGAGGTAGGCGGGCCGGTGGGCTGGTGCAGGTAGGCGGGCCGGTGCCGGTTCGGTGGGTAGTCGTGGGATTGGTTGGAGTCGAGAGGTCGTGGGACGTATGGGCGAGCAGGGCGACGTGAACGGGCAGGCCGGCCGGGATGGTCAGAGTGAGCAGGTGGACCCGGGGACGGGAGGCGGGGAGCGCCGGCCGGAGGCCGAGCGGAAGGCGAAGCTGGTCTTCGGTGATCCGCTGGACCGGCAGAGCAGTGACGACACCGACCGGGGTTGGGGTGAGAGCTCTGGGACGGGCGGCGCCAAGCGTGGGCTGGACTGGTACCTGAGTCAGCGGCCGCCGCACCACGGGGAGTGAGGCGGCCGGGGACAGGACTCGGGACGGTACGGGACTGTCGTCAGGGGACGGTGAAGGCAGGACGGGTGGAGCGGTGTGGGTGTCGGAGGGGGACGGGTGACCTGGGGCGAGCCGGGGTGAGCTGGGGGGGTCAGCTCTGGCGGACGAGGGCGTCGCGGATCTCGGTGAGCAGTACGACTTCCTGAGCCTCGGCCTCGGCGGAGGCCTCTTCGAGGGTCTTGCGGTTGGCCATGAAGCGCTTCATGGGGACGATCAGGGCGAAGTAGACGACGGCGGCGGTGATGATGAACTGCAAGACCGCGCTGAGCACGGAGCCCCACAGGATGTAGACGCCGGAGGTGACGTTGCCCGCCTCGTCCATGGCGCAGGGGCCCTTGAGACAGGACGAGTACGAGGCCAGGTCCTCGCTTCCGAACAGGCCGACGATGGGGTTGATGACGCCCTTCACGAAGGCGTTGACGATGTTGGTGAAGGCCGCGCCGATCACGACGGCGACGGCGAGGTCGATGACATTGCCGCGGAGCAGGAATTCCTTGAAGCCCTTCATGCCGCGCTGAACGACGATCTGTCGGACTGGTCACGGGTGAATTCGACGGCGTCTGGTTGACGCGGCGGATGGTGCTGCGTGGACGCCGGAGGTACGGCGGTGTCTGCCGCCGCCTGCCCGTCGCGGCAGCTCATCGGGTGTGTGGTGGTGGGGCTGGCCGGCTCCTCGGGACGACGGTGTGACCTCCTGGGGGCGTGCGGCTCTGTGGGGTGGTGCGGGGTTCTGGTTGGGCGTGGCTCGGTGGGGCTGGGGCTGCGGCGGTGCGGTGGAGGCGGTGCGAGGGGACCGTTGCGCCGACGCCGGTGGTGGCGGGGGTGCCGGCGGGGGAGCGGGACTGGGTACGGGCTCGGTGTGGTGGGTGGCGGGCTGGGCTGGGGGCCCGGTGAGCTGGGGCGGGGTGGTGCTCTGGGGCCCGGGCGGTGGCGAGCAGTCGCAGATGAGGGTGGGGGTCTCGGGGTGCCGGGGAGGTTGGAGCGCGGTGGGTGTGGTGGGCGCGGTGGGCGCGGTGGGCGCGGTGCTGGCCTGGGGCGCTGCAGGCACAGGCACAGGCACAGGCACAGGCACAGGCGCAGGGGTGGGAGTGGGGGCAGATGTGGGCGATCGGTGGCTGGTGGTGGTCTGTGTCGGCTCGGCCGGGGTGAGGGCTTCGTCGTCGGCGGTGGCTGTGGTCGGGGTCGTGGCTGCGGTGACCGAGGCGTGGAAGGGCGGCGGGCCGTGGCGCAGGGGGCCGGCGGTGAGGGAGGTGGAGGCGGCCAGTAGCCCGGCCACCACCACGCCGGGTCGGTGACGGACGGCCTGTTGGAGCCGGTGTCGGCCGCCGGAGCCGCGTCGGATGGGTGCGAAATCGGGTAGGGCGCGGCGGGGCGGTACAGCAGGACCGGGGGCGGGCACCACCGTTCGACCCCGCCGGGGCGGCGGCGGGCCGAGCGGGGCTCGGTGCCGAGGGTCGAGGGGGTACTGGTGCGGTCGGTTGGCCAAGCTGTGGGCGCTACTGCCGGGGACGGTGAACTGGGCGGCGTGCTGGCTCTGGAGGGGCGCCCGACCGGGTGCGGGGTCAGGAGACGGTCCCGTGGGAGGCGTTCGGGAGGGCGTGGGGTCGTAGGTCGGCTCGGGGGTGCGGATGGGGGTCTGGATGGGGGTGCGGAGGTGGTCGGTCGCCGGGTGGCCAGGCTGAGTGCTGGTGGGGGTGCGGGCGGGGGTATGGGCGAGTTCGGCGACTGGTGACCGGGTCGGAGCGGGCTGGGGGAGGTGCAGCTGGCCCGGAGGAGCGGCCCGTGGCGGGTGGGTGGCTGTGGCTGGGGGTGTGTACGTGGGGGTGGTGCCTGCCGGTTGGCCCGGGGTGGTCGGGGAGCCGTGAGGGCGCGCGGCGGGGAGTACGTCTGGCGGGTGTGCCAGCGGGCCCGGGGGCGCGTACCTGTCGTCGGTGGGGTCCGCGCTTGCGGGGTGCGGTGGGGTGGGCGGGGACCCGTGCGCTTGGTGACCAGGGTGCGCGCCGGGCGGGTGCGCCTGGGTGGTCAGGGGCCCGTACGTGTGGCTGGTGGGGCTCTCACCCGCCGCTGGGTACGGGGTGGTGGGTGCTCTGGGCGTGCTGGGTGTCCTGGAGGCGTGGTCGGCGGGATTCGTGGCCGGAGGGTGGCCCGGAGCGATTCGGTACCCGTACGCGTGGTCGGTGGGGATCGCGGCCGTCGGCCGGCCCGGGGCGGTCGGGAAGCCGGGTGTGTGGTGGGCGGGGCGTGGACCTGAGGAGTGGGGTGGGGCGGGCTGGGAGCTGGGCGGCTGGTGGGCAGGCGCGGGCTCCGGGGGGTGCCGGGTCCTGGCGGGGCGGGTGGGAATGTCGTCAGGTCGGGAGAGGGGACTCGGGAAGGGGGAGGACTGGGGAGTCGTCATGGGGGGATCACCGCCTCTGGTGGGCTGCGTGGGCTGCTGTCCGGGCGAGCCGGGGCCGGGCGCTGGTGCGGTGGCCGGGCGGCTCGGGCGGGCCCTCGGTGGGTTCGCCGGGATCAGGGTGCGCCGGGGCGGAGGCGGTACGGAAGTCCGAATCCCCAGGCTGTGGATAACCCGGGGGTGTGGATAACTAATGTCACTCGGACGGGTGAAATGCCACTGGGCTCGGCACCAGAAAGGTGCCGAGCCCAGTTGGAGTGTGTGCGGCCTACCCGAGCCGGAGCGGTCGGGCGGCGTAGGCGGCGGGAGCACGTGGCGGGGCCAGTGCGGCCGGTGCGACCGCCGGAAGCAGGTGGTGGCCGGTCGGGGTCGCCGCGGAGGGCCGACGCACGGGAGCGTCGCCGCCGGAGGTCAGCTCGCGGAGCCGGTGCCGGCGCTGCTGCTCGACGAGGCCGCCGGGGCGGGGGTCGAGGCGGCCGGGGTGGACGACGTCGAGGAGGACGAGGTCGAGCCGGAGGAGGCGCTCACCGAGCTGGTCGAGGAGGACCGGCTGTCGGTGCGGTAGAAACCGGAGCCCTTGAAGACCACGCCCACGGCCGAGAAGACCTTGCGGAGCTTCCCCTGGCAGTCCGGGCAGGTGGTCAGCGCGTCGTCGGTGAACTTCTGCACCGCCTCCAGGCCGTTGCCACACTCGGTGCACTGGTACTGGTACGTGGGCACTTGATCTTCCTCCTGCACTTCCCCCTGGCACTCTCGCCTGATGAGTGCTAACGATGGTCAATGATGCGGCATTCCGCTGGTTGAGTCCAGCGGCCGCAGATGTGAGATGGGTCCGGTCGCAGATGCGGGGCGGGGCCGGTCGCGGAGCGAAACCGGGTTCGGGAGGGGCGGAGCCCACCTCCTCTCGGGGGTGGGGGACCCCACCCCCTCCCGAGGGTGAGGTCAGCCCTTGGCGCCACCGGCGGAGGCGCCGACCAACTGCCCGCTCCCGGCGTTGCTGCCGCCGGAGCGACCGGTGGCACCCGCAGTGGCGGAGCTGCTCCGGGCCACCGTCCGGCTCTGCTGGGTCTGCGGCACCAGCAGGTGTCGCAGGGTGATCAGCGCGACCAGGCCGAGCCCGGCCCCGACGATCGGCACCAGGAAGCCGGCCGACGGGCCGTGCCCGTCGATCATCCGGCCGGCCACGGTGGAGCCGACCGCCAGGCCGAGGCCGATCGCGCCGGTCAGCCAGGTGAAGGCTTCGGTCTTGGCACCGTCGGAGACCAGGGACTCGACCAGGGTGTAGCCGGTGATCAGGGTCGGCGCGATGGCGAGGCCGCAGACCAGGCCGGCGATGGCCAGGGTGGCGAGGTTGGGCATCGCCCACAGGGTCGAGCAGCCGAGCACGAGCAGCGCGTAGCTGATGAGCATCCGCTGACGGGCCGAGCGCCGCCAGGCGATCATCCCGTACAGCACACCGGCCAGCATCGAGCCGCCGGCGAAGACGCCGTAGACGATCCCGTTGAGGCTCTCCTGGCCGGCGGCCCGGGCGAAGGCGGTGATGGAGACCTGCAGGGCGCCGAAGACGGAGCCCACGCCGAGGAAGGAGCCCGCGAGGAGGCGGACGCCCGGGGAGGTGAGGGCGGAGACCCGCTCGGCACCGGCCGTCTTGGGGTGCCGCGCCGGGGCGGTGCCGCGCTGGGCGGCGAAGGCAAGACCGCCGGCCACGGTGAGGGCGGCCTCGGTGATCAGGGCGGCGGAGGGGGTGACGGTGGTGGCGATGGCGGTGGCCAGCACCGGGCCGATCACGAAGGTGAACTCGTCGGTGACGGATTCGAAGGCGAAGGCGGTGTTCAGCTTCTGCGGGGAGCCGGCCGGGCCGGAGAACTTGGCCACCCAGCGGGCCCGCACCATCGCGCCGATCTGCGGCACGCTCGCGCCGGCCGAGGCGGCGGCGAGGTAGAGCGTCCAGGTCGGGGCGTGTCCGACGGCCAGCGCGATCAGGGCGCCGACCGAGACGGCGTGCACCAGGATGCCGGGCAGCAGGATGGCGGTCTGTCCGTACCGGTCGGCGAGGCGGCCGGTCTGCGGGCCGATGAAGGCCTGGGCCACGGCGGAGGCGGCGGCGACCAGGCCGGCCGTGCCGTAGGAGCCGCCGTTGTCGAGCACCAGCAGCATGATGCCGATGCTGAGCATCGCGTAGGGCAGGCGGGCGGCGAAGGCCGGGGCCAGGAACGTCCAGGCGCCGGGGGTGCGGAGCAGGGCTCCGTAGCCGACTCGGGCGGGGGCGGGGGTTTCGACCGGGGCGGGGGCCGTCACGGTCGGTCCTTCCTGCTGCCTGGTAGCGCGGACGGGGTGTGGGTGGCCCCGACGGCGCCGAGAGTCGTCCTCTCGCGCGTCGACCGGGGTGATACCCGAGTCCGGTGGGGACCAGGGCCGCCGAGCGGTCGCGCCAACTCTGCATCAGACAGATGTAGCGGGTGTTCAGGTAGGTACGAACAGGTACCAGAAGCTTGTGTCTCCCATGGTATCGCCAATCCTGCCGTTTCGCCCAGGAACGCAAGGTGAACGTCACACGGAACACACGAACCGAAACAGCTACCCGCGTAGCTGACGAAGAACCGAAAGGACCGCCCATGGCACAAGGGACCGCCCATGGCACAAAGGGCTGCCCATGGCGCAAGGGACTGCCCGTGGCACAGGAGTATGGCTGTCGAGCCTCGGCATCCTCGTCCGTGCCCACGGCTCGACCGCTACGGCCGCCCGTACAGCCAGCCCGCCAGCTTGCCGCCCTTGTCCACCGCGCGGAGTCGCCGCTCGGCCGCCTCGCTGACCTCCTCGGTGGTGACCACCAGGAGTTCGTCGCCGGCCCGCAGCACGGTGGCCTTGTCGGGGACGAAGCTGCTGCCGTCCCGGACGACCAGGGTGACGGCGGCCCCGGCCGGGAGGCGCAGTTCGCTGACCTCGACGCCGGACATCTTCGAACCGGCCGCGAGCGAGACCGAGAGCAGCTGGCCGTGCAGTCGCTCCAGCGGAGCGGATTCGATGCCGAGGTCCTGCCCGATCGAGCCCTCGCCGACCCGGAGCCACTTGGCCAGCAGCGGGAGGGTCGGCCCCTGGAGCAGGGTGAAGACGACCACCAGGATGAAGACGACGTTGAAGCCCTCCTCGGCCTGCGGCACGTCGGCCACCAGCGGGATGGTGGCCAGCACGATGGGCACTGCCCCGCGCAGTCCGGCCCAGCTGAGCAGCCCCTGCTCCCGCCAGGGCAGTCGGAACGGGGTCATGGTGAGCAGCACCGAGGCGGGCCGCGCGATGAAGACCAGCACGGCGCCGACCACCAGCGCGGGCACGATGGAGGAGCCCATGGTGTCGGGGTTGCAGAGCAGTCCGAGCACCACGAACATGCCGATCTGCCCGATCCAGGCCAGTCCGTCGGCGAAGCCGCGGACGGCCGGTCCGTGCGGCAGCTTGGCGTTGCCCAGGATCACCGAGGCGATGTAGACCGCGAGGAAGCCGGAGCCGTGCAGCAGTGCGCCGCCGGCGTAGGCGAGCACGGCCAGGGCCATCACGGCGATCGGGTAGAGGCCCGAGGAGGGCAGCGCGACGCGCTTGACGGCGTAGGCGCCCAACCGCCCCACGGCGTAGCCGACGGCCAGGCCGATCGCGAGCTCGGCCAGGATGGTGCCGACCAGCACGTACCAGGAGTCGAGCGGCCCGGTGGTGGCGAAGGCGACCACCAGGATCACCACGGGTGCGTCGTTGAAGCCGGACTCGGCCTCCAGCAGGCCGGTCAGCCGGGGTGGCAGCGGCACGGTGCGCAGCACCGAGAAGACGGCGGCGGCGTCGGTGGAGGAGACGATCGCGCCGAGCAGCAGGGAGGTGCGCCAGTCGAAGCCGGCCAGCCAGTGCGCCCCGGCGGCGGTGACGAAGACGCTGACCGCCACGCCGAAGGTGGCCAGCACCACGGCGGCCGGGATCACCGGCTTTATGGCCTTGTAGCTCGTCTTGAGCCCGCCCTCGGCCAGGATGACGACGAGCGCCGCGTAGCCGAGCACCTGGGTGAGCGAGGCGTCGTTGAAGGTGATGCCCAGGCCGTTCTGGCCGAGCGCGACGCCGATCCCCAGGTAGATGAGCAGGCTGGGGAGCCCGGAGCGGGTCGCGAAACGCACCGCGACCACCGCGACCAACATGATCACGGAGAACTCGAGCAGGAAGCGGTTCAGGTGGTCGACGGTCACGCAGGGGCACCTCGTCGTCGTGAAGGGCGGCGGGCAGCGGTGGAACGCAAGGCGGTGGAACGCAAGACGGTGGAACGCAAGACGGTGGAACGCAAGACGGTGGGACGCAATGCAGTGGAACGCGAGGCGGTAAGACGTAAGGCGGTGGGACGCAGGCGGTGGCGCGTACGGACAGGGCGGTGGCGCACCCGGACGGACGGCCACGGAGAAGTGTCGTTACCCAGTCTAACATTTTACCTGTTCTTTTATGAAGGTCTTGGCTTTCGAGGGCGGGTAAGGTCCAGCCGGTAGGGTCCAGTTCGTCCCACTCGTGGACACACCCCATGCATGTCCGCCGACCGAGTCGCCCTAATGTGGTGACCTGTCACGGCCGTCGACCCCCAGCCAAGGACCCATCAGATGCCCCGCTCGAAGAAGTTCCGGCGCGCCCGTCTGTTCGTGATCGTGCTGGCCGTCCTGCTGGTGGCAGCGGTGGCCGGCGGCGGGTACTGGGGCGTCAGCACCGTCCGGTCCTCCTTCCCGGAGGT from Kitasatospora sp. MMS16-BH015 encodes:
- the murJ gene encoding murein biosynthesis integral membrane protein MurJ, whose protein sequence is MTMNRTGESHGSYGDPPTMPLRQVPDYPGVPPQVPSAAAPAPGMPGQRAPHQPPYPAAQPQPVQPPGQGQGQPQAQSAPPTKEQQAASTGRNGLIMAMGSLASRALGFVRSAMIIAALGSRGVGDAFNVGNSLPNIVYMMLIGGALASVFVPELVHAAQTHKDGGAAYTDRLLTLCGVLLVVLTLGAWLFAPAIVDLYSNYSGAQRDLTIAFARYCLPQIFFYGLFTLLGQVLNARDKFGAMMWTPVLNNVVAIGVFGLFIAISDHTADIKAEQMTSGQTMLLGLGSTLGIVIQALGLLPSLRAAKFRYRPRFDWRGAGLARPLRSAGWALLLVLVTQLSFAVITQLTTGAGSQGEALHLPGVGNAAYNSAYQLFVVPQGVITISLVTALLPQMSRSATAGNLPAIGRDLAGVLRTSAGMIIPATVLMVALAGPICRVAYLHGTRVTAADVQVISQTLIAFAIGLPAFCAQYALARGFYAMGDAKTPFWLTVATTGTNAGLSLVAYWVFSPRWIIIGMAGAQTVACVVSIVLTGWALGRRLRQSPAPAPLQAAVPQQPRPAHPQQPPQPQQQPQGPDATMMLNLRRPAPDSEATMMLNLRQGAAGTGAAQRSAAGKGVAGRSGLDGVRVVVLHVMLTLACVPGALAGHWLAESTASALGGGLIGNLIGLGLGSVTVLASLFLLARPLGAGSAVAPLARKLRLPYPTPAAATNGNGNGGKHRR
- a CDS encoding phosphatase PAP2 family protein, which translates into the protein MHLSTDGTRADAGTTLGAGPALAVRRSTLRHAGLALGCAALLGTLLALVETHWGPLARLDRSWVDGLHGFARDHTAWTASMQTLTDIGGPLTMRVLLGLVAGWLWVIGARVLAGWAVAQLLIGWLADAVGKSLVGRARPSFPDPVAHAPGFSFPSGHALAAAVTCAALLVLVWPQANRAGRVAASIAAGLATFAVGWTRIALGVHWPSDVLAGWLTAGLLLGAVTVAVELWRPGALARDARRVNWRTRPRVQRVLAEDGQTTDHADHFDAADPNDPTDPASPAGPAGPAGPASPTAPRQDE
- a CDS encoding MFS transporter, encoding MTAPAPVETPAPARVGYGALLRTPGAWTFLAPAFAARLPYAMLSIGIMLLVLDNGGSYGTAGLVAAASAVAQAFIGPQTGRLADRYGQTAILLPGILVHAVSVGALIALAVGHAPTWTLYLAAASAGASVPQIGAMVRARWVAKFSGPAGSPQKLNTAFAFESVTDEFTFVIGPVLATAIATTVTPSAALITEAALTVAGGLAFAAQRGTAPARHPKTAGAERVSALTSPGVRLLAGSFLGVGSVFGALQVSITAFARAAGQESLNGIVYGVFAGGSMLAGVLYGMIAWRRSARQRMLISYALLVLGCSTLWAMPNLATLAIAGLVCGLAIAPTLITGYTLVESLVSDGAKTEAFTWLTGAIGLGLAVGSTVAGRMIDGHGPSAGFLVPIVGAGLGLVALITLRHLLVPQTQQSRTVARSSSATAGATGRSGGSNAGSGQLVGASAGGAKG
- the mscL gene encoding large conductance mechanosensitive channel protein MscL — protein: MKGFKEFLLRGNVIDLAVAVVIGAAFTNIVNAFVKGVINPIVGLFGSEDLASYSSCLKGPCAMDEAGNVTSGVYILWGSVLSAVLQFIITAAVVYFALIVPMKRFMANRKTLEEASAEAEAQEVVLLTEIRDALVRQS
- a CDS encoding potassium/proton antiporter, producing the protein MLVAVVAVRFATRSGLPSLLIYLGIGVALGQNGLGITFNDASLTQVLGYAALVVILAEGGLKTSYKAIKPVIPAAVVLATFGVAVSVFVTAAGAHWLAGFDWRTSLLLGAIVSSTDAAAVFSVLRTVPLPPRLTGLLEAESGFNDAPVVILVVAFATTGPLDSWYVLVGTILAELAIGLAVGYAVGRLGAYAVKRVALPSSGLYPIAVMALAVLAYAGGALLHGSGFLAVYIASVILGNAKLPHGPAVRGFADGLAWIGQIGMFVVLGLLCNPDTMGSSIVPALVVGAVLVFIARPASVLLTMTPFRLPWREQGLLSWAGLRGAVPIVLATIPLVADVPQAEEGFNVVFILVVVFTLLQGPTLPLLAKWLRVGEGSIGQDLGIESAPLERLHGQLLSVSLAAGSKMSGVEVSELRLPAGAAVTLVVRDGSSFVPDKATVLRAGDELLVVTTEEVSEAAERRLRAVDKGGKLAGWLYGRP
- a CDS encoding sigma-70 family RNA polymerase sigma factor — its product is MATRAVVRDRADRTRSARPTNYEADRDLVGMYLDEIARTPLLDAAEEVELSLRIEAGVYAQHLLDEDTLPEGVQREELEAIAEDAERAKDVFIRSNLRLVVAVARRYPRSGLPLLDLIQEGNAGLVRAVEKFDYAKGFKFSTYATWWIRQAITRSIADQSRTIRLPVHLVEELGRIRRVQREKAKELGREPDPAEVAAELDSTEQRVKDVLDWARDPVSLNMSVDDEGETQFGDLVEDTGATSPEDAVLVMLRREELDDLIGRLDDRTASIIRSRYGMEDGRERTLTEVGKQHGLTRERIRQIEKHALAELKKIADHSGFEAA
- a CDS encoding FmdB family zinc ribbon protein, with translation MPTYQYQCTECGNGLEAVQKFTDDALTTCPDCQGKLRKVFSAVGVVFKGSGFYRTDSRSSSTSSVSASSGSTSSSSTSSTPAASTPAPAASSSSSAGTGSAS